GCCACGGTCATCTCGGGCACCAGGTCGAGCTCCTGGTGGATCGTCGCCACGCCCGCCGCCTGCGCCTCGGCGGGGCTGCGGAAGGACACCGGGCGCCCGTCGATGCTCACCTCGCCGCCGTAGTCGACGTACACCCCCGACAGGATGTTCACCAGGGTGGACTTGCCGGCGCCGTTCTGGCCGAGCAGGGCGTGGACCTCGCCGCGGCGGACCTCCAGGTGGGCGTCGCGCAGCGCGTGCACCCCGCCGAACGACTTCGAGACGCCGTGCATCCGCAGCAGGGCGCCGACGTCGCCGGCGGACTCCTCGTGCCGGGCCCCGGCGGCCGCCGCGTCGATGCTCACACCCGCCTCCTCGTCCTTGAGAAATCGATTGCTCGGGAACTTAGGTCGGCGCCGCGCGGGCGTCAAGGGGTTCGGGCGAGCGGTCCGGGCCGGCCTCAGGCAGGGCGGCGCAGGCTGCTCTCGCGCACCACCAGGCGGGCGGGCAGGACCTCCTCGCGCGCGGGGCCGCCGAGCGTGCCGGCGAGCCGGTCGCGCAGGACCCGCGCCGCCGCCGCGCCGATCTCGTACGACGGCTGCGCGATGCCCGTGAGCGGCGGGTCGACGAGCTCGGCCCACGGCGGGTCGTCGAAGGCCACGACCCCCAGGTCGCGCCCGGGCCGCACCCCCCGCGCCCGCAGCTCGGCGAGGACACCCACGGCCATCTGGTTGTTGGCGACGAAGATCGCGTCGGGCGGCGCTGCGGCGTCGAGCAGCGACGCCGCAGCGGCCCGTCCGCCCTCGGCCTTGAACGTGCTGTGGCGCACGACGCCGCGCGGCCTCCCCCCTCCGCGGGTCGGGGGCAGCGCGTCGCAGTAGCCGCGCAGGCGCTCGTCCGCCGTCGCGGCGCCCTTGGGCCCGGTGATGCAGGCGACCCGGCGCCAGCCCTGCGCCAGCAGGTGCTCGGTGGCCTCGCGGGCGGAGGAGCGCGAGTCGACCACCACGCTGTCCAGCTGGCCGTCCATCGTCCGGTCGACCGCCACGACGGGGATGCCCCGGTCGCGGATCCGGCTCACGTCGGTCGCGTGGCTCGTGGGCGAGATGATGACGCCCGCGGCCTGCTCCTGGTCCGCCACGCCGATGTAGCGCTGCTCCTTGACCAGGTCCTCGTCGGTGTTGCAGAGCACGAGCGAGTAGCCCGCAGCGGCGGCGACGTCCTCGACGCCGCGCGCCATCCGGGTGAAGAACGGGTTCTCGACGTCGCTGATGACGAGGACCCAGATCGCCGTCCGCTGCCGGCGGAGGTTCCGCGCCACGGCGTTCGGGCGGTAGCCGAGCTCCTCGGCCGCCTGCCGCGCGCGCCGCACGAGCTCGGGGTCCACCCGGCCGACGCTGTTGAGCGCCCGCGAGACCGTGGCGGCACTGACGCCCGCCCGCCGGGCCACGTCCTGGATCGTCGCCACCCCGCACCTCCGCACGGGCGCACCCTTGACGCCCCTGGCGGGTGATCCTAGCCTGCAGCAATCGATTTCTGGCGCCGCTCCACCGAGTGCGGCACGACAGACCGGGAGGCGCGATGGCGCGCATCGGCATCCTCAGCATGTCCGACGGACGGGACTACGTTCAGCGGGACATCGCGGACTTCATCCGGACCAACGAGGACCGCCTGGCCGCCGCGCTGCAGGCGGCCGGTCACGACGTCGTGCGCGCCGAGGGGCCGCTCGACTCGAACACCGGGGCGGTCCGCATGGCCCGCGAGGTGGCGGCCCAGGGCGTGGACCTCACGGTCTTCCACTACTGCGTCTGGGCGTTCCCCCACTTCACCATGCTGGCGGCCGGCGAGACCCGCTCGCCCCTGCTCCTGCTCTCCAACATCGACCCCGTGCAGCCGGGCATGGTCGGCATGCTCGCCGGCGGCGGGGCGCTCGACCAGGTCGGGCGGGTCCACGACCGGCTCTGGGGCGAGCCCGACGAGGCCCTCGTGGCGCAGATCGCGAGCCGCGCCCGGGCGGCGTCCGCGGTGTCGCGCCTGCGCGGCTCCACCTTCGGGCGGATCGGCGGGCGGCCCATGGGCATGAACACCGCGGTGTCCGCGACGGACCAGTGGCAGAAGCTCTTCGGCATCGACGTCGAGGAGATCGACCAGTGGGAGGTCGTGCGCCGCAGCGAGCTCGTCGACGCGGCCGAGGCCGCGGCCGGGCGCGAGTGGCTGGAGAAGAACGCGGCCGGCGTGCACTACGACGGCGACCGGCTCACCCCCGAGCTCCTCGAGCGGCAGCTGCGGTCGTACCTCGCGGTGCAGGACCTCGTCCGCGAGTGGAACCTGGACTTCTCCGGCATCAAGGGCCAGCCCGAGCTCACCGGGCACTTCGCGACGATGGACGTCGCCGAGGCGCTGCTCAACGACCCGTACGACTGGAACGGGCCGAAGGAGACCCACGTCTGCGCCACCGAGTCCGACATGGACGCCGCGCTGACGATGCAGGTGATGAAGCACGTGACCGGCGGGCTGCCCGTGCTGTTCGCCGACGTGCGGCACTACCACACCGACCTCGACGTCTGGGACCTGTGCAACTCCGGCCAGCACGCCACCTGGTACGCGGCGCGCAGCGACGACCCGACGGAGAACCTGTCGAAGGTGCACCTCTACCCGGAGGTCTTCTTCTTCCCGGCCGGTGGCGCGTCGGTGCACCACCTCGCCGCCCCCGGCGAGATGACCCTCGCCCGGTTCACGCGCAAGGAGGGGCGCTACCGGCTGCACCTCATGAAGGGCGCGTTCGAGACGTACGACGACGAGACCAACGAGCGCCTCATGCGGATGTCCACCTACGAGTGGCCGCACGCCTTCGCCCGGCTCGACGCCGAGGGCGGTGACTTCCTGTCGCGCTTCGGCGCCAACCACATCCACGCGGTGCCCGGGGACGTCACCGCCGAGCTGCGCGCCGTCGCGCGCATGCTCGACGTGGAGCTCGACGAGTTCACGCGGGGCTGACGGTGGACACCGGGACCGTGGCGGGGACGACGAGCCCCGCCGGTACGGGGTGCTGCGGCGGCGGGGCCTGCGCGCCCGGGCCCGAGGTCGTCGGGCTCAGCCGGCGCGGCTTCCTCGGGGTCGCCGCGGGGGCGGTCGCCGCCCTCGGCCTCCCCCCCGACGGGGCCGTCGCGGTGCCGCCGGACAAGGGGCTCGACCGCGCGGCGCTCGACGGCCTCGCGGAGCGGGGGCGCCCCACCGAGTACGCCGGCGCGGCGCTGCGCCGGATCGGGATGCCGGTGGGCGGCGCCTGCGCGGGGCAGGTCTACCTCTCCGGCGACGGGCGGCTCTGGCTGTGGGACGTCTTCAACCCCGCCGGCTCCCCGTACGGCGGCGCGGACTGGCAGGGCGTCCACTACGCGCAGCCGCTCACCGTGTCCTCGCCCTTCCGCACCGGGTTCGCCGTCCGGTGGGGGCACGGCGCGGGCACCACCACCCGCACGCTCGACGACGAGGGCTTCCGCGACGTCCGCTTCCGGGCCCGCTACCCGGTCGGCACGACGACCTTCCGCGACGCCGACGCGCCGCTGGAGGTGCGGCTCGACGCGTTCTCGCCGTTCGTCCCGACCGAGGTCGAGGACTCGTCGCTGCCGGCGACCGTCCTCGAGTACACCGTGCGCAACACCTCGGGCCGGCGCCTGCGGGTGGAGCTGGCGGGCCTGGCCGAGAACCCGGTCGGGCTGCAGAGCAGGACCCGCCAGCCCCTGCTGCTGCGCTCGGAGCCGCAGGACCTGCCGGTCGGCCGGGCCGTCGTCCACCGGGCCGCCGAGGACACGCCGTCGGGTCGACCGGACATCGTCGTGGAGGACTGGGAGCGCGAGGGCTGGGGCGGCTGGACGGTCGAGGGCACCGCGTTCGGGGACGGGCCGGTGCGCCTCGACCAGGTCCCGGGCTACATGACCCGCGAGGGCTCGCTGGGCGTCACCGGCAGCCGCTTCGTCACCTCGCACCACTTCCGCGCGGGAGGCGGCATCCCGGAGGCCGACGCGCACCGGGGGCGCCTCACCAGCCCGCCCTTCGCCGTCGAGCGCAGCGCGCTCCTCGTCCGGGTCGGCGGCGGCCCCCACCCGGGGCGCACCTGCGTCGAGGTGCTCGTGGACGGCGAGGTCGTCGCGAGCGCCACCGGCGCGGCGAGCGAGGTCATGCGCCTGCAGCGGCTCGACCTGTCGGCGTACGAGGGCCGCACCGCCGTCGTCCGGGTCGTCGACGACGCCGAGGGCGACTGGGCGCACGTCAACGTCGACCGGATCGTCCTGACCGACCGACCGCCGGCCCGGCCGGACGTCGTCTTCGAGGAGTGGGACGGCGCCGGCTTCGGCGCCTGGACCGTGAGCGGCACCGCGTTCGGCGCCGGGCCGGTCACCGAGGCGGAGACCCCGGACTACTTCCGGCGCAGCGGCCCGCTCGGGGTCAGCGGCCGGTTCGTGACCTCGCACCACTGGCGGGCCGGCGGTGACGCGGCCGCCGCCGACGCCGAGACCGGCCGGCTCACCAGCCCCGACTTCGTCGTGGAGCGGCGCTACGTGGCCGTGCGCATCGGTGGCGGGGCCGGCGCGGGCACCCGGGTGGACGTCGTGGTCGACGGCGCGGTGGTGGCGACGGCTCGGGGCCGCGACGCCGAGACCCTGCTCGCCACCGGGCTGGACGTCGGTGCGCACGAGGGTGCGACGGCCCGCCTCGAGGTCGTCGACGAGGCGACGGGGGGCTGGGGGCACGTCAACGTGGACCGCATCTGGTTCACCGACGAGCCGGTCGACCCGCGCCCGTTGGAGGAGCTGCCGGACGTCGGGTCGTTCGCCCTCGCGGCGCTGCACCCGGCCGCCCGCTGCACCGCCTCGCTGGCCGAGTGGGACGACCCCGCCGGCTGGTTCGACGGGGCGGCCGGACCGACCGAGGCGCGGGGTGCGCGGGCGCGACCGGCCGGGGCGGTCGTCGTACCGCTGGACCTGGCACCCGGCGCGTCGGCGACGGTGCGCTTCGCGCTGGCGTGGCACTTCCCGGTCGTGGCCCGCTCGATGTTCTCCGCGCTGGAGGGTGCGGCAGGGCTGCGCAGGCACTACGGCGAGGCGTACGAGGACGCGGCGGCGGTGGCCCGGCACCTCGCGACCGAGGGCGGGCGGCTGTCGGCCGCGACGCACCTCTTCTCGCGGACCTGGTACGACGACTCCACGTTCCCGCACTGGTTCCTCGAGCGCACGCTCATCAACGCCTCCACCCTCGCGACGGGTACCTGCTACCGGTTCCAGGACGGGCGCTTCTACGCCTGGGAGGGCATCTACTGCTGCGAGGGCACGTGCACCCACGTGTGGAACTACGCGCAGTCCGTGGCGCGGCTCTTCCCCGGGCTGGAGCGCGACACCCGTGAGCGCGTCGACCTCGGCATCGCGTTCCACGAGGACACGGGCGCGATCGACTACCGCGGCGAGTTCGCCCGGCACGTCGCCCACGACGGCCAGTGCGGCAACGTGCTGAGGACCTACCGCGAGCACCAGATGGCGCCCGACGACGCGTTCCTGCGGCGGGTCTGGCCCCGGGTGCGCAAGGCCACCGAGCACCTCGTCGCGCACGACGGCGAGCCGGACGGGATCCTGGAGCGCGAGCAGTACAACACCCTCGACGCCACCTGGTACGGCGAGATCCCCTGGATCAGCGGCCTCTACGTCGCCGCGCTGCGGGCGGCGGCGGAGATGGCCGACGACGTCGGGGACCGGGCCTTCGCGACCCGGTGCCGCGACCTCGCCGACCGCGGCTCCCGCCACCTCGACGCGGCGCTGTGGAACGCGCGCTACGGCTACTACGAGCAGCACCTCGACCCCGAGCACGCCGACGCGATCAACGCGAACCGCGGCTGCCACCTGGACCAGCTCTTCGGCCAGAGCTACGCCTGGCAGCTCGGGCTGCCACGGGTCTTCGACGCGGCCAAGACGCGGACAGCGCTTGCCAGCTTGTACCGCTACAACTTCCTCCCCGACGCCTCGGGCTACGCGGAGGTGTCGGGGATCCCCGGCGGGCGGGTCTTCAGCGAGCAGGGCGAGGCGGGGACGCTGCTGTGCACGTGGCCGTACGGGGGCGCGGAGCTCGCCCCGGGCGGTGGCGAGCCCTTCGCCGTCGGCTACTTCAACGAGGTGTGGACGGGGCTGGAGCACCAGTTCGCCGCGCACCTCATGGCC
The sequence above is a segment of the Vallicoccus soli genome. Coding sequences within it:
- a CDS encoding LacI family DNA-binding transcriptional regulator gives rise to the protein MATIQDVARRAGVSAATVSRALNSVGRVDPELVRRARQAAEELGYRPNAVARNLRRQRTAIWVLVISDVENPFFTRMARGVEDVAAAAGYSLVLCNTDEDLVKEQRYIGVADQEQAAGVIISPTSHATDVSRIRDRGIPVVAVDRTMDGQLDSVVVDSRSSAREATEHLLAQGWRRVACITGPKGAATADERLRGYCDALPPTRGGGRPRGVVRHSTFKAEGGRAAAASLLDAAAPPDAIFVANNQMAVGVLAELRARGVRPGRDLGVVAFDDPPWAELVDPPLTGIAQPSYEIGAAAARVLRDRLAGTLGGPAREEVLPARLVVRESSLRRPA
- a CDS encoding L-fucose/L-arabinose isomerase family protein, whose translation is MARIGILSMSDGRDYVQRDIADFIRTNEDRLAAALQAAGHDVVRAEGPLDSNTGAVRMAREVAAQGVDLTVFHYCVWAFPHFTMLAAGETRSPLLLLSNIDPVQPGMVGMLAGGGALDQVGRVHDRLWGEPDEALVAQIASRARAASAVSRLRGSTFGRIGGRPMGMNTAVSATDQWQKLFGIDVEEIDQWEVVRRSELVDAAEAAAGREWLEKNAAGVHYDGDRLTPELLERQLRSYLAVQDLVREWNLDFSGIKGQPELTGHFATMDVAEALLNDPYDWNGPKETHVCATESDMDAALTMQVMKHVTGGLPVLFADVRHYHTDLDVWDLCNSGQHATWYAARSDDPTENLSKVHLYPEVFFFPAGGASVHHLAAPGEMTLARFTRKEGRYRLHLMKGAFETYDDETNERLMRMSTYEWPHAFARLDAEGGDFLSRFGANHIHAVPGDVTAELRAVARMLDVELDEFTRG
- a CDS encoding GH116 family glycosyl hydrolase, yielding MDTGTVAGTTSPAGTGCCGGGACAPGPEVVGLSRRGFLGVAAGAVAALGLPPDGAVAVPPDKGLDRAALDGLAERGRPTEYAGAALRRIGMPVGGACAGQVYLSGDGRLWLWDVFNPAGSPYGGADWQGVHYAQPLTVSSPFRTGFAVRWGHGAGTTTRTLDDEGFRDVRFRARYPVGTTTFRDADAPLEVRLDAFSPFVPTEVEDSSLPATVLEYTVRNTSGRRLRVELAGLAENPVGLQSRTRQPLLLRSEPQDLPVGRAVVHRAAEDTPSGRPDIVVEDWEREGWGGWTVEGTAFGDGPVRLDQVPGYMTREGSLGVTGSRFVTSHHFRAGGGIPEADAHRGRLTSPPFAVERSALLVRVGGGPHPGRTCVEVLVDGEVVASATGAASEVMRLQRLDLSAYEGRTAVVRVVDDAEGDWAHVNVDRIVLTDRPPARPDVVFEEWDGAGFGAWTVSGTAFGAGPVTEAETPDYFRRSGPLGVSGRFVTSHHWRAGGDAAAADAETGRLTSPDFVVERRYVAVRIGGGAGAGTRVDVVVDGAVVATARGRDAETLLATGLDVGAHEGATARLEVVDEATGGWGHVNVDRIWFTDEPVDPRPLEELPDVGSFALAALHPAARCTASLAEWDDPAGWFDGAAGPTEARGARARPAGAVVVPLDLAPGASATVRFALAWHFPVVARSMFSALEGAAGLRRHYGEAYEDAAAVARHLATEGGRLSAATHLFSRTWYDDSTFPHWFLERTLINASTLATGTCYRFQDGRFYAWEGIYCCEGTCTHVWNYAQSVARLFPGLERDTRERVDLGIAFHEDTGAIDYRGEFARHVAHDGQCGNVLRTYREHQMAPDDAFLRRVWPRVRKATEHLVAHDGEPDGILEREQYNTLDATWYGEIPWISGLYVAALRAAAEMADDVGDRAFATRCRDLADRGSRHLDAALWNARYGYYEQHLDPEHADAINANRGCHLDQLFGQSYAWQLGLPRVFDAAKTRTALASLYRYNFLPDASGYAEVSGIPGGRVFSEQGEAGTLLCTWPYGGAELAPGGGEPFAVGYFNEVWTGLEHQFAAHLMAEGMVDEALAVERAVHDRHSAQERNPYNEVECSDHYARAMMSHAVHLSALGYEHHGPRGHLGFAPRLRPHDAAAAFTTAEGWGRYAQRRTGARQVSEVELRHGRLRLRTLATELEDRPGRGRLVVDVDLVDQDGRARRLRPRSAVLTGRRLLVTLDDEVVLRAGQTLRVVSR